From the Macaca nemestrina isolate mMacNem1 chromosome 7, mMacNem.hap1, whole genome shotgun sequence genome, one window contains:
- the LOC105496549 gene encoding epididymal secretory protein E3-alpha, with protein MTSSLKIWGMLLALLYILCRLCVYSKDVYWREFIKLHYLSPSREFKGYKCDVLMREKEALKGKRSHIFIYSLWFKIQRTCIDEKGSNRYRNAYVWAPGALKVLECHWEKYNRRYIESRSFSYIEFHCGIDGYVDNIEDLKIIEPINN; from the coding sequence ATGACATCCTCTCTAAAGATCTGGGGCATGCTCTTGGCCCTGCTTTACATCCTTTGCAGGCTGTGTGTATACAGTAAAGACGTTTACTGGAGAGAATTCATAAAACTTCATTACTTAAGTCCAAGTAGAGAATTCAAAGGGTACAAATGTGATGTCCTcatgagagaaaaagaagctCTGAAAGGCAAAAGGTCTCATATATTCATCTATAGCTTATGGTTCAAAATTCAGCGTACATGCATCGATGAGAAGGGGAGCAACCGATATAGAAATGCATATGTATGGGCCCCAGGTGCCCTTAAAGTACTCGAGTGTCACTGGGAGAAGTACAACAGGAGGTACATAGAGAGCAGAAGCTTCAGCTACATTGAATTCCACTGTGGCATAGATGGATATGTTGATAACATAGAAGACCTGAAGATTATAGAACCTATCAACAACTAG